GAACGCGGCGAACAGTGCGGCGCCCGTGATCGACGCTTCACGCAGGCCGCGCAGTTCGACGGCGAGATGCCACATGGAGGCGAGCAGCTTTCCGTAGGCAAGCGTCGAGGTCGGCCTGCTGCGCGGCAGCCTTGCGATGATGACGGCGGCGAGCACCAGCAGCGCGGCGATGGACGCACCGAACACGGCGCGCCAGCCGAGGTACTGGCCGACGAAGCCGGCCGCCGTGCGCGCGAGCAGAATGCCCAGCAGCAGTCCGCTCATGACCGTGCCGACTGCATGGCCGCGTTGCGATGGTGGTGCGAGTTCGGCGGCGAACGGCACGGCTTGCTGCGCGATGGTCGCGAGAATGCCGATCGCGAGACTCGCGACCACGAGCACCGACAGATTCGGCGCGGCGGCCGCGAACAGCAGTGCGATGCAGAGGGCGGCGATCTGCAGCAGGATCAGCCTGCGACGGTCGAAGCGGTCGCCGAGCGGCGCGAGCAGCAGCATGCCTGCCGCGTAGCCGAACTGGGTCATGGTCGGCACCACGCCGATCCACGATGCGCTGTGCGGAAACGACAGGCGGAAGTCGTCGAGCAACGGCTGGTTGTAGTAGATGTTCGCGACGGAGACGCCTGCGATCGTTGCGAGCAGCAGCAGAAGGCCGCTCAGCGATCTGCCGGTGGCGGTGTCGTCGGAGGCGGGTGTGGACATGATGCGGCGGCCGGCGTAGCGCCGGCGCGAGAGAGTCGAGCGTGCCGATGATACCGGAGTGGGGCGGATTCTGCTGGATGGCACGCCCGGCGCGGACTCAATCGATCAACGATCCTTCCGGTTCATAGAAGGGATAGGGGCCGTCGGCTGCATCGACATAGGCGTGATGCGTGATGAGGCCGTTCACGCTGTCGTAGCGGTGTAGCGCGAACGCGGGCGGCTCCATCATGAAGGCGGATGGCGCGTCGTCGCGCAGATCGAGCGCGACCTGATGCGCGGGCGCGGGCACCGCCGATGCGATGGTGCCGCCGAAGCGGACGAACATCGGGCGATGTACGTGGCCGCAGATGACGCGTTCGACGTTCGGATGACGTGCGATGAGGGCTGCGAGTTTTTTTGCCGAGGCCGGGTCGAGCCGCAGCGCGTCCATGTGGCCGATGCCGGACACGAAGGGGGGATGATGCAGCGCGACGATCACGGGTTTATCGTGGGCTGTCTGTAGTTGCGCTTCGAGCCAGGCGAGGCGCGCGTCGCAGAGCAGGCCGGCGCTTTGGCCGGGGACCATTGAGTCGAGTGCGATCAGGCGGAGCGGGCCGATGTCGACTGTGTATTGGATGAATTCGCTGTTGGTGTGGAGTTCTTTGTGGTCGATGAAGGTGGCGCGCAGCGCCGTGCGGTCGTCGTGGTTGCCTACTAGCAGGTAGTAGGGGATTTTTAGCGGTGCTAGCAGGGACTTCAGATGTTCGTATTGCTCGGGCTCGCCCTGGTCGACGAGATCGCCGGTGATGATGATCGCGTCCGGCGCTGGGGCGAGTGCGTTCAGGCGTTCTACGCAGCGCGATAGATACGCTGCCGTGTCCACGCGGCGGTAGG
This is a stretch of genomic DNA from Paraburkholderia caribensis. It encodes these proteins:
- a CDS encoding MFS transporter; translation: MSTPASDDTATGRSLSGLLLLLATIAGVSVANIYYNQPLLDDFRLSFPHSASWIGVVPTMTQFGYAAGMLLLAPLGDRFDRRRLILLQIAALCIALLFAAAAPNLSVLVVASLAIGILATIAQQAVPFAAELAPPSQRGHAVGTVMSGLLLGILLARTAAGFVGQYLGWRAVFGASIAALLVLAAVIIARLPRSRPTSTLAYGKLLASMWHLAVELRGLREASITGAALFAAFSLFWSTLALLLAGAPFHYGPQAAGLFGIVGAAGAMAAPLAGKFADRRGARAIVSLSIALAALSFVVFALSGTSLIGLVIGVIVLDVGVQAAQISNQSRIYALKPEARSRVNTVYMVCYFIGGAVGSGVGAFVWPLFGWVGVSIAGLLFTALAGLNHLRGRPEPLGASGATE
- a CDS encoding phosphodiesterase is translated as MLIAQISDLHIKRPGALAYRRVDTAAYLSRCVERLNALAPAPDAIIITGDLVDQGEPEQYEHLKSLLAPLKIPYYLLVGNHDDRTALRATFIDHKELHTNSEFIQYTVDIGPLRLIALDSMVPGQSAGLLCDARLAWLEAQLQTAHDKPVIVALHHPPFVSGIGHMDALRLDPASAKKLAALIARHPNVERVICGHVHRPMFVRFGGTIASAVPAPAHQVALDLRDDAPSAFMMEPPAFALHRYDSVNGLITHHAYVDAADGPYPFYEPEGSLID